The genome window GCCAACGCCGGCCCGGACACCAACGGCAGCCAGTTTTTCATCTGCAACGGCGACAGCGCCCGTGGATTGAACAACTACCCCAACTACACCGTCTTCGGCCAAGTCACCGAAGGGATGGATGTGGTGCTGAAGATCTCCGACACGCCCGTTGAATGGGGCGCTGGCGGTGAGCGGAGCAAGCCCGTCGAGGACGTGAGCATCGAATCGATCACCATCGAAGAGAAGTAATCCCATAATCAACCTTTGAGAAAAAGCGAAACAGGCCCCTTCCCGATGGAAGGCAGGCCTGTTTCGCTTTTATCCGCCTGTTTTTCCTACAGCATCAGTTGAACCCACAGGAAAGCCCCTGCGATCCCGCCGGCGACGACGAGAATCAGGTTCATCTCGAACAGGGCCAGCAGGACCGCTGTGATGCCGCCGGCTGTTGCAGCCGCGACTTGATCCGAGCCGGTGGAGGAGAGGATGCCGGGGAATATCAACGCGCCCAGAGCGGCAAAAGGGATGAAGCGGAGGAAGCGATGGGCCAAGGGCGGCAATTTCATGTGACGGAGCAATGCCAGAGGCAGCATGCGCGGGAGATAGGTGACAAGGCCCATGGCCAGCACAAGGCTGAAGAGCGCCCAGGGAGCAGTATGAAGCGCACTAGCGGAACTTGCCGGCTCGATAGGAT of Heliomicrobium gestii contains these proteins:
- a CDS encoding AzlD domain-containing protein; the protein is MNPIEPASSASALHTAPWALFSLVLAMGLVTYLPRMLPLALLRHMKLPPLAHRFLRFIPFAALGALIFPGILSSTGSDQVAAATAGGITAVLLALFEMNLILVVAGGIAGAFLWVQLML